A portion of the Candidatus Methanoperedens sp. genome contains these proteins:
- a CDS encoding DUF63 family protein: MSGLIDFIYRNYIDGIINDTSYNHFDMITYIIILFVGVYAALKLLNKLKIKVDEEFVIATIPYIFMGSVFRVIEDANLLKPPVKYFFITPLIYFVIFAICFGSLLLTRYLEKLKKIRNYIRVYAIAGVTLSLVGVAILVYYSSFNWNLAILVYSLVPAIGLTELVRRISPAIGMTYLRSRMYSFAIFSFLLDSLTTYIGVDLLGYTNKHPFSSFLTSFFGTGAILVPLSLILVLVIVLLLEKDSKEDKKQDEKYMMTLTLIVLGFSMGARNLLAMVFRV; this comes from the coding sequence ATGAGCGGATTGATCGATTTTATATACAGGAATTATATTGATGGGATAATCAACGATACAAGTTATAATCATTTTGACATGATCACATATATCATTATTCTTTTCGTGGGCGTATATGCTGCACTAAAATTATTGAATAAATTGAAAATTAAAGTTGATGAGGAGTTTGTCATTGCTACAATTCCCTATATTTTCATGGGTTCAGTATTTCGGGTAATCGAGGATGCAAATTTACTAAAGCCGCCCGTCAAATATTTTTTTATCACGCCGCTTATTTACTTCGTAATCTTTGCAATATGTTTTGGGTCTCTTCTCCTCACAAGATACCTTGAAAAGCTCAAGAAAATAAGAAATTATATTCGTGTATACGCAATTGCCGGGGTCACATTATCGTTAGTGGGAGTTGCTATCCTCGTTTATTATAGTTCTTTTAATTGGAATCTCGCTATTCTTGTATATAGTCTTGTGCCAGCTATAGGATTGACCGAATTGGTCAGAAGAATATCTCCGGCGATCGGTATGACTTATCTTCGAAGCAGGATGTATTCATTTGCAATATTTTCATTTCTGCTCGATTCGCTCACTACATATATTGGCGTAGATCTGCTGGGCTACACTAACAAACATCCTTTTAGTTCCTTCCTCACTTCCTTTTTTGGAACTGGAGCCATACTGGTTCCTCTGTCCCTGATTTTGGTACTTGTGATTGTCTTGTTGCTTGAAAAGGATTCCAAGGAAGATAAAAAACAGGATGAAAAGTATATGATGACATTGACCTTGATAGTTCTTGGTTTCTCCATGGGTGCAAGGAATTTGCTGGCAATGG